The nucleotide window ACTTAGTGGCTGTGAGGATTTTTAATTTCAGAGAGTTGAATGTCAATGGCACGAAGTTTCTCGCCAAGATCAGGATCACCAAGACTGGGATGAGAGGCAGAAGGTTTAGGTTTTGGATCTACTGGATCATACTTTACATCGCCTTCGTGCTTTTTTACCCAGGAGCCATTCACACTCACATATCCCATACTTTCAAAGGCTCTAGAATTGTAAGATTTTGAAAGAGTGATAAAGGGATAAGCGGATAGAGAAATTTGGTGGGCTTCCAGGATGTGAGTGATGGTCATACCATAGGGTAGACTGGTGGGATCTTCAGCACTTTCAATAATGAAGTTAATGACCCAGGAGGATAACTTGACTTTGAGTTTGGTCACAAGACAGTATACCAAGAAGGTATCTCTTTGAGAGAAGGTGGAGAAGGAACCAGTGCGGGGAAGCAGAGTAGTTGCTACAATATGAGTCAGGACTCGAGTTTCGAAGCTAACATCACTGGGGCCTAACTGGTTAGGAAGGGATTCAGAGGAACACTCAGCAATACACCGTTTAGCTTGATCAAGGGAAATTTCAAAATCATCGGGCCAGGTATTTTTGAAAAGCATGGGAAAACTAGAACATTTACACTGAAAGAGTGAATCAAACATGGCACAATCAAGAATAATGCACTTACCTAACACTAAGGATTCCAACTTATCAGGTTTACTAGAGCGAAGATTAGCATAAAACATCTTTACCAGGGGTTCATAGACCTTAGGCGGAGGAATAGAGAGGAATTTAGACCACCCTTGATGaacaaaaagattttttaccTTAGAATTTAGGGCTTCCATGTCGTCAAGGTCGACTACCCTTCCATAAGCAATGGGCTTGTCTTTCAAGGTAATGAAGAGATCCCTGTTTGGAGAATCCAGAAATTCAGGTCAGATTCTATAGAGCCAGAAAGATCTATCTTGAATTTCTTTGGAGTAGAGTAAACAGGGGGGTCTTCCATAGGTCGTTTTCCTAGGGCTTTTTCTCCTAAGATTTGAGAATGATCAGACAAATCGCCTTGTGAAGAAGTGAAACCCTCAGACTGGTCGGACCCTAGGTCTACTTGTTCTGGGGGCATAGAAGGGGGTTTTGCTTTAGAGCGGGTACTTTTTTTGGTGGAGGCGGATGGGTTCTTGGGGTGTTTGGCCATTGAAGGATAATGGTTTGAGCAGATCTTTAGAGAGGAGTTTTCTAGATGATAGGGATGAAAGTGATTGAAATGAGATCTCTACCTTAAGAAGAGAACCTTCTGACGGTTGAGTACAGAAAAGGAAAAGGTGTCAGTTGAATAGACGTGATGACTGGCTTTCCAACTTTGAACGACGGAACTAAtgtgaaagaaaaggaaaagagaggaaaaacagaGGCGTAATTAATGCAAGAGTAAAAGACAATTATTACACCTACAAAAGTAACTGAATTACACATAGTCCTACAGGTTATTATTCACGCAAGTAATGCCAAGTAATTTTCTCAAAGCACAAAACATATACTCTAATAAAGGCTTAGTAAAAATATCTGCTAATTGATCAGTTGTTCCAATAAAAGATATTTCTGTgtctcccttaagaacatgatctctaataaaatgatgcTTGATATCTATATGCTTTGCTCTATAATGATGCACACGAGAAAGACATATAGCACTAGAATTATCATAGAAGATTAGAATAGTCTTAAAAAATAGTTCATAGTCACCAAGTTGATGATACATCCACAGTAGTTGTGCACAACATTGTCCAATAGCAATGTATTCAACTTCAGTCGTGGATAGTGCAACTGATCCTTGTTTTTTATTATTCCAAGATATCAAAGCTTTGCCAAGCAATTGACATGTCCCACTTGTGCTTTTTCCGTCTTCCTTATCACCTACAAGATcagcatctgaaaaaccttctaATTAAAAATTGTTAAAGAGAGGATACCATAACCCATGAGAGACAGTTCCAATGAGATATCGAATGATTCTTTTTACTGCAGTCAGGTGAGACTCCTTAGGAGCTGATTGAAACCTGGCACATTTACAAACGCTGAACATAATATCTGGTCGACTAGCAATCAAATAAAGAAGAGAGCCAATCATTCCATGATACTTAGTTTCATCAACAGATTTTCCTTGTTCATCTTTGTCGAGACTTGTTGAAGGACTCATTGGTGTGCCAATAGCTTTGGCACTACTCATGCTGAATTTTTGGATCAGCTCCTTTGTGTATTTAGTCTGACATATGAATGTTCCTTCTTcagattgttgaatttgaagtCTAAGAAAGAACGTCAgttctcccatcatactcatttcgaactcactttgcataagatttgaaaatttcttGCACATAAGAGGATTAGTactaccaaatataatatcatcaacataaatttgAATAATGAGATTACCTTCTGATGATATTTTAACAAACAGAGTAGTATCTACTTTACCTCTTGTAAATCCATGATCAATAAGAAAAGAGCTTAATCTTTTGTACTAGGCTCTTGGAGCTTACTTCAGCATGTACAATGCTTTAGTTAGTTTATACACATGATATGGAAACTCTAAGTCTATAAACCGGGGGGGTTGCTTCACATATACTTCCTCTTCAATGAAACTATTTAAGAAGGCACTTTTAACATCCATCTGAAATAACTTGAATCCTTTAAAAGATGCATATGCCAACAAAATGCGTATAGATTCCAGTCGAGCTACTGGGGCAAAGGTTTCGTCATAGTCAACTCCTTCTTGTTGTGAATATCCTTGAGAAACTAATCTAGCTTTGTTTCTTACAACTTTTCCATCCTCATTGAGCTTATTTCTTAAGACCCACTTTGTCCCTATCACAGGAACGTTTTCAGGTTTGGGTATCAGTTTCCATACTTGATTTTTGTCGAATTGATCTAACTCATCTTGCATTGCTTGCATCCAAATTGAGTCTTTAAGAgcttcctctattttctttggctCAATCTGAGAGATTAGAGctatgttttctttcttcttgGGAGCTCccctggttttcattccttcatTTGGATCTCCTATGATGAATTTTTGAGGATACTCAGGTTTACTTCTCCATTCGTTTGGGCGAGCTGTATGAGTAGTTGCCTCCTTCGGTGGTTTTGGTGGATTGTTGATGGTTTCATTAGTTGACTCTAACACAGCATAAGATCCATCAATCAACTTTTGTGATTTTCTTGTCTCCTGATTTTCTTGAATTTGACTTTCATCACCTGCAATAATATCTTTCTCGACCGAGAAGTTATTTTCATCAAATATAATATGCATAGATTCTTCCACACATATCGTGCGTTTGTTGTATACTCTAAAAGATCTATTATTTAATGAGTAACCCAAaaaaataccttcatcacttCTTGGATCAAATTTTTCAAGATTGTCCTTACCATTATTGTGAATGAAATACTTACTTGGGATGAAAGTAGCTAATATTAGGACGTTTACCTTTCCACAGTTCATAAGGGGTTTTCTTCAGAATTGGCCTTATGAGGCAACGGTTGAGAATGTAACATGCAGTACTTACTCCTTCTGCCCAGAAATGATTTGGTAGAGAATGATCTAGTAGCATCGTTCTTGCCATATCTTGTAGTGTTCTATTTTTCCGTTCCATAATATCATTCTGTTGAGGTGATCTTGGTGCAGATAAATTATGAGTATATCCTTGATCATTACAAAAGTCTTTGAATGTtctgctttcaaattctcctccatgatcactttGTATTGTTGTAATCAAATACCCTTTTTCTCCTTCAACCTTCTTACAGAAAACCTCAAAATTTCTTAATGCTTCATCCTTATGATATAAGAAAATCACCCAAGTAAAACGCGAATAatcatcaataataacaaaagcatatCTTTTTTCTCCTAtgctagcagttctagtaggtccaaataaatccatatgaagcaattgcaagGGTTTAGAAGTGGATACAATATCcttgtttttgaaagagtttctagTTTGTTTTCCAATTTGACAAGCATTACATATATGATTTCTAGAGAAATTCAATTTTGGTAAACCAATAACTAAATCATGATTGGAAAGTTTTTCAATCAGATGCATGCTTGCATGACAAAGTTTCCTATGCCACAACTAGGGATCATTAGATATTGAAATTAAACAGATATGACCGTCAATATTTTCAAAACCATCAAGAATGTAAACATTTCATACCTTTTACCTGGAAGGACTATTTTACATGTCTCATCTTCAATGGCATAACATGTTTTCTTAAACTTTACCTCATATACTGAATCGCATAGCTGGCTTATGCTTAGAAGGTTGTAGTTAAGCCCATCGACTAGATAAACCTCAGTGATATCACAGTTGTTATTGAAGGGTATCGTTCCGGTAccaattatttttccttttgaatcatCGTCAAACTTAACGCTTCCTCCATTTATTTTTGTAACTTCTTTGAATAGGTTTTTATCACCGGTCATGTGGCTGGAACACGCACTGTCTAAGTACCATTTTCCTTTGCGATTTCTTCTTGGTTTGTTTTCTTGAAGTGCGTCTTTTCGAAGGCTATAAGTTCTCCTCGAAGTTCATCATAAGATAATTTATTTAGATCCTGTGATTCAAGTGTGACTACTTTAGTTTGCCAAGTGGTTGGTAAACTTCTAAGAACCTTTCTAACTTGATCACCGCTTGAATATGGTTTGCCGAAAGCTTTTAAGTCGCTAATGATTTTATTGAATCTGGCAAACATTTCCTCAAtggattctccttctttcatctGGAAGAGTTCATAATCGTGAACCAACATGTTGATATGTGTTTCCTTCACTTTGTTGGTTCCTTCGTATGTAACTTCAAGCTTATCCCACATTTCTTTGGTTGTATTACAGCTAGAGATTTTCTCATATTCTTCACCACTTATAGCATTGTAGAGCAAATTTCTTGCTTTGTTGTTGACTTGCACAACTGTCATTTGCTCATTTGTATATGAATCTATATCTTCAGGATCAGCAAGAGGTTGAGCAGCAGCCGGCAGAGGAtaatttccctttttgatgactCTTCACACTTTAACATCATATGCCTTAGCATATATCTCCATACGTACTTTCTAGTGGGAGAAATATTGTCCATTGAAGTATGGTGGCCTTACTTGGGAAGTACCTTCTTGAAAAAGTGCTCCTATGATAACTTCATTAATCTTTAATCAGAAGCTGTTAAGCAAAAAGAAAAGTGTGAGCCTTGCTCTGATACaaattgaaagtacaagaagggggtgaattatttatttttaaatttaatagttAACAGTTGACTAGTTTTACGATTAGTCGACTGGATATAAGAACTTGATACtagaaaagacaaaaataaagatgcaaaatttaaatgcaggaattaaagacaccagaGTTTTTATACTAGTTTGGATTCAATGTGAATACTAATCCAGtctccttgggttgcaagggagttaTTTTTCGTGAATAAGTTTCTTCAACAGTACAGAGAATGGTGTGATCTACACCGATCGCTTAGAGCCTACTTCACTCGTTTctttttgatacaatgcctcaccagtgttgttctctctttcttctctaacttgttacacaGCAGATCTAGTAGAACTACAATATTTTTTGTAGTAAAATAAAGAGAGGGtatttggttcgatcaaagtatataTGTCTAAGGCTTGATACTGAGTATAAATACTTTGGTGAAGGCCGTTTGCTGAAGATCTttgacaacccaagagatttgatccttagaaagagattgattctttccaagaataaggttaTTTGTCGTTGCTCTTCCTTGATGAGAGGGCATTGATATCTTTCCTTCTACAGATCTTGATGACACGGTTTTACTCCTTGATTGTTAGTCCTTCCGAAAATAGCAGCTCGATTAATCATCTTGCAAGATCTTCAATGCTTCTTTTCCGTTTCAATCTTCCGGATTGAATGCGCTGGACTTGATTGATTACTTAAGTTTAGGCTTGATTGATTCCTTCCATCGTAGCTGTCCATTGATTTTGTGATCTTTGCTGGCCTCGGATTGCTTTTCTTAAGTTTCCCGATTGATTGCTTCCATCTCACAGTAACTCCTTGATTCTTTGATCTTCTCTAATTGATTCCTTCAATCTTTGAATTGCTATCCATGATTTCCTGCACAGatatattatttgcatcattaaaacTAGATCTAATAGATATAGGTTCAGTGAGGTTAGACTTTTTGGTATGATACTTGTTCTAATAAAATAACTCCAAAAACACCCTTAGAGGGTTAAGTGTTAGTTGGAGTAGTGGAACTTCATTCGGACTCACATTTTATTAGCTTACATACATTTCAAGCATCGTTATCACTAAATTCCTATGTTTGTCCGAAGTCCTTAAAAACAACTTGCAAAGTTTCACTATCATGAATATTAAACTCGGCCTAAAAGGCGACACCTTATGGAGTAACTAAATATGAAAATCTTCTAGTTACGTTAAGTCTTACTGAACGCCTATTAACATCCATTCTCTTACATAACAACGACCAGTGTGTGGTACTCCATTGAAAGTTGCAACTTAATACTAGTTGCAAGAGAACAACTATAGTGTACCGAATTATTCTCAAGCACAATCTCACTGCTATAATATAACGCAACCTAATCCGTCTCATCCTTCATTGTTGGAAGATTCAAAAAAATATGAATGAAGATGGATTATATAGGAAGACTTTGTATCACAATACTGAAATGTGAGTTCTTTATGTAACATAGTTCGGTTTAAGCAGATGTGTAGTTGCACGAATATAATTGAAATGACAGGGGAATCGTTACAGATAAGATTGGCAGGAATGGTAGACTACCTATAGTGCATGCATGCCATGCGCTATACCCTGTCAAATTTTACCAGACATTCGTTAGCCTGGGATGTTTGACCAGGAAGGTATAGCGCATGGCAGGCATGTGCTATAGATAGTATggttcttccttctttttttttttacgttaGTTTGGTTCAACGAGTTAATTTTTATGCTACTTTGGTTCCTGACtctatatttatattaattttaCACCCATTATCAAAAAAGGACAATCGATGTAATAatactttcaaaaatatttttttagttgaaAGAGTGGGAGGGAGGACACTCTATGTTTACTTCCAACatcatttaatatttatatttgtatctATCTAGAAATTATATCCTCATAAGTCATAACAAAGGACTTGTGCTCAAAACTAGATTTTAAATGTTAAGAATCAAGACCAACATCATTAGAAGTCAACACCAACAATGGAATTCATCTTAAGTAGGCTAAGTTATCATGATTTGTGAAAATATTACAAGCTCGACTTATAATTATTAAAGACTAATTAAATCTTTCTTACTTCCTAACCAAGTATATAACTAAGGAGGAAGATATGACAAATGAATGGattatatttttagcaactagtGAATATATTCGCGCTTCGCCGCGATAAAAAAAGAGAATAATGAAAATATaaagttattattttttctaGTTGAGATAGAAGAGATTAATTTCTTTTtgtatataattataaaattagttTTATGTGACAATTTTAAATCTTTTCATCAGAATTTTTTTCTCATGGTTATTCTTTTTATGAACATGTCAAACATAGAACCTTCAACGTCATGtcgtataattataattataaaactAATTTTGCAAGTTCGGTTGAGAtaggagaaattaaaaaatttaatgtGCATGTGTATAAAACTAAAGTTATATCACTAATATAAATCTTTTTCTTAGAGCTGCCTTCTCATAGTTGTTCTTATTATGTACATGTCAAATACAGAATCTTCAATTTTATGATGTATACTTATAACTATTATTATcatcattctttcattttaaGAAAAATGTCCATTGCATGTAATTCTTTTTCAATATTTAATACTTGTTGTCAATACCCAAGAACCTCATTGGTGGAAATGAAGGGTTTGGATTGCAAGTgtaattaaattttttcttgatgtaaggaaagaaaattaaataattaattaataaaatgaataataatttgCATTATCATTTACTTAAATAGGAAGATATATTGGGTTATAGTGAAAAAACTAATATCACAACTTACGTGATTCAATTTGAAAGATCAactacaaataaataaaaaataaaaaattaaagagaAATAAGAACATACAAACAAGCTTAAGAAAAAGTAGATAAAAAACATACAATAAGTTTCTCTCTCTCTGAGAACGAATCAAACTGAAACAAAAAACAAAGTAGATCAAGATCTCAAAAgaggaaaaataaaagagaaataacAACTTACAACTTGCTTAAGAGAAAGTACTTACATAATGTTAACCCACTGTGCTTATTGGATTATATCACCTGATCGTAGGCAACACAAATGAACACCATTAAATTAGTGAAGATTTTACAGCATTCAGATCTTTTTTAAATATCTATGTCATAACGCAATGTATTTTGTACCTGAGGAACAACATGAGCAACAACTGAACTAAAcattaaggaaaaaaaattaagatATTATACTAAGGAAAACTCAAAATGAATAAAATGTAAGTATTCATAATCTTATGTACCTATAATATTGGTTAGTAGTATAAAACAAAAAGGAGCGTGGCAGTGGATTCCCTCGTTCTTCTTCCTTCCCCATGCTTGTTAGTTGCTCTTCTCTGTCTATTCCTATCTAATATCTAAAGTGAAAAAAACTTATGTTTTAGAGATACTCACCGTTTAAGATATGTGAAAAGCAAAATTTATTGAAAATCATTAGTTAGTGGGGTGAATTGGTGGAAAAGGGAATATGAATAGATTAGATAATGAAACCGTGCTTTAATTAGTTAAATGAAACGTTAGAACAATAAATAGTATTAGATTAGTAGATGAATCAGTGCTCGCAATTTATGAAACGGCGGAGTAATAATTATTAGACTTTAATTTTTACAATAGCATAAATAAGGAAAATGCAacaaaaaaaaagccaaaaaaaaggagaaaaaagataaatacaaagccTAGTATTTGAGACATGCCACATCACCTTTTGCATTCCCACaattatatagatatatagattggTTAAATAAATGTAGCATAGGACTATTAGCAAAAAAAATTGTATTATTTACAACAgataaccaaaaagaaaaagaaaaagaaaaagaagaaagggagggAGAACGAAAGGACGGATATATTGTGAAGCAGAGGTAGAGAGGGGCCGTAGCGTACTATCCAATCGCCAATACAGAGCAAAATAGATCCTTCGCCGCTATCAGTCATCGACGATCGTATTTTCTCCCGTCCAAACCCTCAATACTTAATTCCTTCTCTGCTTTCCCATCGGCGAAGGTAAGGATCAGACCCACAAATATTTTGCTTCATTTTGAACATTGAGTTTCTAATATCTAATCAGCCCATTTTTAGATCTAATCTCTTTGGtgcttttatttttggcattcgGTTTAGCGAAATGTTATAAGAGGTTTCGTATAGCTGACCCGACTAGCTTGTTGAGTGATTGCTCAATTTGTCCTTTGTTCCACTTTATGTGGCAAGGATTGGAGCTCAAATAGTTAATTATCCATGTCAATTTACATATTTAGAAACTGCATAATATAATAAGtcaatttttttaagaaaaacatGGTCATAGACCTCTTGATTCCCCAAATAGTAATGTtgccacataaattggaacaaagGGAGGAGTAATCTACATCGAGGGAGTTGCAACTTGCTAGCAATAAGAAAGTGGGAACTTTCATTCTGTTATGATTGCCAGCTATAATGGGCGTTATAGGCAATCAGCTTTGTCATAACTTCTTATAAATTGATCTAATGTGAAGTTCTTATTCACCTTCAAGGTGATAGAATTGAGTTTTCTCACTCTTTTGCTTCTTTGGTGATGATCCCACTGTGCTTGGCAATGTATACCTAACAGTTTTTAGCATGACGTTTTTCCCTTGATGATCTTATTCCATTGTTATGTGGCATTTTTAGGATTGTAGAGTTGAGTTTTTATGGAGGGAGTTGGAGGTGATGGTGCCTCGGCAGCTGCAGCATTTAACCAACGGAGTCATGAACTCTCACAAACTTTCCAGTACTATTTAGATAAAACTGTTCCTCATGCTCCCTATAGGTGGATTGGAACCTTTGTCTTAGCATTTGTTTATGCCCTGCGGGTTTATTATCTTCAAGGATTCTACATTGTTACCTATGGTTTGGGCATCTACATACTCAATTTGCTGATTGGTTTTCTATCACCTCTTGTTGACCCTGAACTGGAACCATCAGATGGACCTTTGTTGCCAACTAAAGGTTCAGACGAATTCAAGCCTTTCATACGTCGCCTTCCAGAGTTCAAGTTCTGGTAATATTTCTGGCTGTTTGGCTgtgattcttttttctttttcttcctattTGCTGCTAGAAATGGTTGTCATCTCTTATGATTTTCTCTTCCTGCTATATGGGATGTGAACTTTTTGCTATTGGGGTAAGAAATGGTTGTCATCCATATTTTATAAAGGATGATACCTTTATCATCTGCTATACTTTTTTGATGTCTATTCAAAGTTGTTTTAGGTTGCTCTATATGTTGTTTGACGTTGGTGTTCCTTGGTAAAATTTGAGAGTGTTATTTACATTTGAGAAGTTGGAAGCAGGAAGCATACAAGCTTTTCAGAATTTGGAAGATGATATGCCTGTCATTAAACGGTTGTCTTGAGAGCACTAACATCTTCTTCAGTGCTTGAGTCAGTTGCATGACATAGATTTAACTAGTTCTAAAAGGGGGCTGGTATAACCGTATAAGTCGGCATAATCTTGTAACAGTTAGGCTACCTTATGGCGCTGGTCATTTTAGTGTTTTGTCTCCTTATGGGCAACTCCTATATTATTTATATCTCCAAGGACGGGGTGGTAGTATTAGAAAATACAGAAAAAGAGCTGCTTCATGAACTGATGAAAGCAACATAGTAGTACTGCCCACCTTTTCCTTACCAGCATCAGGAGACACAAAAAAAAAGTGCTGCTTCATGTTCAGCAACATTGAAGTATTGTCCGCCTTTTTCCTTCCTTGACATGTGCGACAATATTGTCCAATGTATGATCTTTGATATATGTTGCGTAAGATTAGGGGCACTTTTGGCTAACTCctcaaaagaaagacaaaaagaagaaagattgggtgctcttttgtttcatttttggtgtaaagaCAGCTTTTTAGAAGATGCAGAGAACCTTTGCTTGACATTATAGATGACTTGTAAGATAGAACAAGGATTACTGTTTGGATTTTGAACTGTAAATATGGCTTAAGCACAGCCTTTATGCTGATAATATTTCTGTGACcattctccaaaaaaaaaaaagaagaagattggGGGCTCTTTAGACTAGAGTGGAAGCCAAGTTAGTTACAGAATCACTTCCCAAAGTTAACGGATCTGTAGGAATAATGTGATCAATAGATGAACAAGTACGGAGCCGAGGGCAGTATCAAGGTTGTTTTAGAGGGTGTTGGGGTCCTCCAATAACCTTAGAATATTGGTTTCTTTTTCCCCCATGTCCTGGGTTGTAATCTTTTGGAATTACTTCAATTTCTTTCTTTAAGGTGACTTCTAGAAAATGCCTGCTTAGAAGGAATAAGTTGGGGGATCACTACTATAGTTTCATAAATGCTCCGTAATGTTCTGTTTTTGCCTTTTGAAAATCAACCTTTTTCGGTGACGGTATCTTACTGTTACAGACTACATGTgtattaaagaaggaaaaatttGTTATTAAACTAAAGAAAAATGTCAACCCTTGGAAGAaaagaataccaatcattaggTTATTTTCATTCTGGGCTACTTAATATTTTTAGCATTCTTGTATTCATGTGCATGCATCTCCTTAGAGAAGAATGTCAATTGTTAGGTTACTTGCATTCTATCAGCCATTCATGTACTTGTGTGCATGCATCTCTTTTGATTAATTTTGCATAATCTGGAGTTACTACTTACACCATCCAATGGTATGCTATGTTTTCCATTAACCAAAGAA belongs to Nicotiana tabacum cultivar K326 chromosome 6, ASM71507v2, whole genome shotgun sequence and includes:
- the LOC107796967 gene encoding protein RER1B produces the protein MEGVGGDGASAAAAFNQRSHELSQTFQYYLDKTVPHAPYRWIGTFVLAFVYALRVYYLQGFYIVTYGLGIYILNLLIGFLSPLVDPELEPSDGPLLPTKGSDEFKPFIRRLPEFKFWYAITKAFCIAFMMTFFSLFDVPVFWPILLCYWIVLFVLTMKRQIMHMIKYKYIPFNLGKQKYSGKRPSASGSSPRAD